Proteins found in one Brachypodium distachyon strain Bd21 chromosome 5, Brachypodium_distachyon_v3.0, whole genome shotgun sequence genomic segment:
- the LOC100833639 gene encoding phytosulfokine receptor 1, giving the protein MGGFFRLLLAVSVLLHVLVHGGGQLLLSLNQTCDAADLAALRAFSNGLDGSPGAGQLAGWDAPVSGSGSCCAWTGVTCDGLGRVIGLDLSNRSLHGVVSPSLASLRSLAELNLSRNALRGELPTAALALLPALRVLDLSANSLSGDFVPSSSGGAPNESSFFPAIEVLNVSYNGFTGRHPSFPAAANLTVLDASGNGFSGAIDAAALCSGSGALRVLRLSANAFSELRIPAGLGRCQALAELALDGNGLAGAIPADLYTLPELRKISLQENSLTGNLDERLGNLSQLVQLDLSYNMFSGGIPDLFGKLNKLESLNLASNGFNGTIPGSLSSCQMLKVVSLRNNSLSGVIDIDFGSLPRLNTLDVGTNKLSGAIPPGLALCAELRVLNLARNKLEGEVPENFKDLKSLSYLSLTGNGFTNLSSALRVLQNLPKLTSLVLTKNFHGGETMPVDGINGFKSMQVLVLANCALSGMIPPWLQTLESLNVLDISWNKLNGRIPPRLGNLNNLFYIDLSNNSFSGELPESFTQMRSLISSNGSSERASTEDLPLFIKKNSTGKGLQYNQVRSFPPSLILSNNLLAGPVLPGFGRLVKLHVLDLSCNNFSGHIPDELSNMSSLEVLNLAHNDLNGSIPSSLTKLNFLSEFDVSYNNLVGDVPTGGQFSTFATEDFVGNSALCLLRNASCSQKAPVVGTAQHKKNRASLVALGVGTAAAVILVLWSAYVILSRIVRSRMHERNPKAVANAEDSSGSANSSLVLLFQNNKDLSIEDILKSTNHFDQSYIVGCGGFGLVYKSTLPDGRRVAIKRLSGDYSQIEREFQAEVETLSRAQHKNLVLLQGYCKIGNDRLLIYSYMENGSLDYWLHERADDGALLDWPKRLRIARGSARGLAYLHLSCEPHILHRDIKSSNILLDENFEAHLADFGLARLICAYETHVTTDVVGTLGYIPPEYAQSPVATYKGDIYSFGIVLLELLTGRRPVDMCRPKGSRDVVSWVLQMKKEDRETEVFHPNVHDKANEGELIRVLEMACLCVTAAPKSRPTSQQLVAWLDDIAENRSLAQ; this is encoded by the coding sequence ATGGGCGGCTTCTTCCGCCTCCTGCTCGCCGTCTCCGTCCTGCTCCACGTCctcgtccatggcggcggccagtTGTTGTTGTCCCTGAACCAGACCTGcgacgccgccgacctcgcggCGCTCCGGGCCTTCTCCAACGGCCTGGACGGCTCCCCCGGCGCCGGGCAGCTAGCCGGCTGGGATGCCCccgtctccggctccggctcgtGCTGCGCGTGGACGGGGGTCACCTGCGACGGCCTCGGGCGCGTCATCGGGCTGGATCTCTCCAACCGCAGCCTCCATGGCGTCGTCTCCCCCTCGCTCGCCTCGCTCCGCAGCCTCGCCGAGCTCAACCTCTCCCGCaacgcgctccgcggcgagctccccacggcggcgctcgcgctgCTCCCAGCGCTCCGGGTGCTCGACCTCAGCGCCAACTCCCTCTCCGGCGACTTCGTCCcctccagctccggcggcgcccCCAACGAGTCCTCCTTCTTCCCGGCAATCGAGGTGCTCAACGTCTCCTACAACGGGTTCACCGGCCGGCACCCTTCGTTCCCGGCCGCGGCGAACCTCACCGTGCTCGACGCCTCCGGCAATGGCTTCTCCGGCgccatcgacgccgccgccctctgctccggctccggcgcgcTCAGGGTCCTGCGGCTCTCGGCGAACGCCTTCTCCGAGCTCAGAATCCCCGCAGGGCTCGGCCGGTGCCAGGCGCTCGCTGAGCTCGCCCTCGACGGCAATGGCCTGGCGGGGGCCATCCCCGCCGACCTCTACACATTGCCGGAACTGAGGAAGATCAGCCTGCAGGAGAACTCCCTCACAGGCAATCTCGACGAAAGACTTGGTAACCTCTCGCAGCTCGTGCAGCTCGACTTGTCATACAACATGTTCTCCGGCGGCATCCCTGATTTGTTTGGGAAGCTGAACAAGCTCGAGTCCCTCAACTTGGCCTCCAATGGATTCAACGGCACGATACCCGGCTCTCTGTCGAGCTGCCAAATGCTGAAGGTGGTCAGCCTGAGGAACAATTCGCTCTCCGGGGTGATCGATATCGACTTCGGTTCGCTGCCAAGGCTGAACACTTTGGATGTTGGGACTAACAAGCTTAGTGGCGCCATACCTCCGGGCCTCGCGCTGTGCGCCGAGCTGAGGGTGCTCAACCTTGCCAGGAACAAGCTTGAGGGAGAGGTGCCGGAGAACTTCAAGGATCTGAAGTCGCTGTCGTACCTGTCGCTGACCGGGAACGGGTTTACGAACCTGTCGTCGGCGTTGCGGGTGTTGCAGAATCTGCCTAAGCTGACCAGCTTGGTGCTCACCAAGAACTTCCATGGGGGTGAGACCATGCCGGTGGATGGCATCAATGGGTTCAAGAGCATGCAGGTGCTTGTCCTGGCGAACTGCGCGCTCTCCGGCATGATTCCGCCTTGGCTGCAGACCTTGGAGAGCCTCAATGTGCTGGATATTTCGTGGAACAAGTTGAATGGGAGGATCCCCCCAAGGTTGGGCAATCTGAACAATCTCTTCTACATTGACCTGTCAAACAATTCATTCAGTGGGGAACTTCCTGAGAGCTTTACACAGATGAGAAGTTTGATTTCGAGTAATGGCTCGAGTGAGCGGGCATCAACGGAAGACCTCCCATTATTTATCAAGAAGAATTCAACCGGCAAAGGTTTGCAGTACAACCAGGTAAGGAGCTTCCCGCCATCGCTGATCCTATCCAACAACTTGCTTGCAGGGCCAGTCTTGCCAGGCTTTGGCCGTCTTGTGAAGCTTCATGTGCTGGACTTGAGCTGCAACAACTTCTCAGGGCACATTCCTGATGAGTTGTCAAACATGTCGAGCTTGGAAGTGTTAAATTTGGCCCACAATGATCTCAATGGGAGCATACCATCATCTCTTACGAAGCTGAATTTCCTCTCCGAGTTTGATGTGTCATACAACAATTTGGTTGGAGATGTCCCAACTGGGGGCCAATTTTCAACATTTGCAACTGAAGATTTTGTGGGAAATTCTGCACTCTGCCTTCTTCGTAATGCCTCCTGCTCTCAGAAGGCTCCAGTTGTGGGAACAGCACAACACAAAAAGAACAGAGCCAGCCTTGTTGCACTTGGAGTAGGAACTGCAGCGGCTGTTATTTTGGTCTTGTGGAGTGCCTATGTGATCTTGTCAAGGATTGTCCGTTCAAGAATGCATGAGCGCAACCCGAAGGCGGTTGCTAATGCTGAAGATTCCTCAGGATCTGCTAACTCAAGCTTGGTGCTGCTTTTCCAGAACAACAAAGATCTCAGTATCGAGGACATCTTGAAGTCCACAAACCACTTTGATCAATCATATATAGTTGGATGTGGCGGTTTTGGCCTTGTCTACAAATCAACGCTACCGGACGGCCGGAGAGTTGCAATCAAGCGGCTTTCGGGTGACTACTCTCAGATTGAGAGGGAGTTCCAAGCCGAGGTGGAGACACTTTCGCGGGCTCAGCACAAGAACCTTGTGTTGCTGCAAGGGTATTGCAAGATCGGCAATGATAGGCTATTGATCTACTCATATATGGAGAATGGCAGTTTGGATTACTGGCTTCATGAGAGGGCCGACGATGGTGCACTGCTGGATTGGCCGAAGAGGCTACGGATAGCACGAGGTTCAGCAAGGGGGCTGGCATACTTGCACCTGTCATGTGAGCCGCACATATTGCACCGAGACATCAAGTCGAGCAATATCCTCCTGGATGAGAACTTTGAAGCTCACCTGGCAGATTTCGGGTTGGCGAGGCTCATCTGCGCATATGAGACGCATGTCACCACAGATGTAGTGGGAACCTTGGGTTACATTCCTCCAGAATACGCGCAGTCGCCTGTAGCAACTTACAAGGGCGATATCTACAGCTTCGGCATCGTCCTGCTGGAGTTGCTCACCGGCCGGAGGCCTGTGGACATGTGCAGGCCGAAAGGAAGCAGGGACGTTGTGTCCTGGGTTCTCCAGATGAAGAAAGAAGACAGGGAGACCGAGGTTTTTCATCCAAATGTACATGACAAGGCAAATGAAGGTGAGCTCATCAGGGTGCTTGAGATGGCATGCCTCTGCGTGACCGCTGCTCCGAAGTCAAGACCGACCTCGCAGCAGCTAGTCGCGTGGCTCGACGACATTGCGGAAAATCGGAGTTTAGCCCAGTGA
- the LOC100842408 gene encoding uncharacterized protein LOC100842408: MASSQEPKSLCVKRKLVNDCLSKECKSRRVQVENGPSSDPSAKQCKCCCTRPNLASDCDNYLKSGVPSRIMFYKQGSWQKFPEVIMKSLVQEFKGRKSSVVSVMDDEPVLVDFLSMTLVNLKTRKQRSVAWFDDSGKGFFPSMFFDEETDGVYSGNVDGIEEGIMLGKPSNSQPEVVKQVVIESSSSIPQKPSTADVLRKKITSVERGSKDFLFVRDLFLSGMGSFATENSILHIHRYSPKDISALCRLQAFERQMSCTKEDRGDSNVRYGWLGSRKSDIVRILINGFGTTGKPAEKACLSAGVYLSPEDRAFTSVGLCDVDEKGVQYMLLSRVILGNMEAITPGSQDYFPSSEIYDSGVDDCSNPKCYVVWPSHLSSHIRLEYLVSFRLTPKVQNYLLGLKGLWFHPSLKETAMDISTLQPIMGQTGEAPTSPWMSFRVLLAMIQDNISSVARELLFHHYEQLKENRITREEMVKKMIIIVGEKLLLETLKKLHYCPSLWNKSSIEVMSSDPAMQPSVDLRRSIEEHISLDKPTRSRALTLGNLGNSKAPNAMAESSAALSSKVCNTLVVVTVPKSSDSLPPNGVTETSTSAGAVSWASPSVETRGSHSPMQILSPVNSANHCAKRQDPFSAIMAPIVRDGLSKTASGNSASLGAEGCSYVAPSMRPRGYASLAPTNASKSRGIDAPGLGLKGSESLGPILALGNPICIGKKGTSSVPRMTPEEPEFLNLHIAPQRPVLPPGKGHSDFISGAAPPVHVPGNGNLPAFRTECCDSLALSIAPISHAHPSSSINEPKCRGAKMQESQHSQAHSSATKGEGSSAPTPITVNWEHQAAQLGPHNKPSGSVLERNSSVAVCTDIVLALPTPREMGDQ; encoded by the exons ATGGCATCGTCGCAAGAACCCAAATCCTTGTGTGTGAAGCGCAAGCTTGTCAACGACTGCCTGTCAAAAGAGTGCAAATCTCGCCGAGTCCAAGTTGAAAATGGACCCTCATCTGATCCGtctgctaaacaatgcaagtgTTGTTGCACCCGCCCTAATCTTGCTAGTGATTGTGACAATTACCTGAAAAGTGGAGTTCCCAGCCGTATCATGTTTTACAAACAAGGTTCATGGCAAAAATTTCCTGAGGTAATAATGAAGTCCCTTGTTCAAGAATTTAAAGGCCGCAAATCTAGTGTTGTGTCTGTCATGGATGACGAGCCTGTTCTTGTTGATTTCTTGTCAATGACCCTGGTCAACCTAAAAACTAGAAAACAGCGATCTGTGGCATGGTTCGATGATTCTGGAAAGGGATTTTTCCCTTCTATGTTCTTTGATGAGGAAACTGATGGCGTATACTCTGGTAATGTGGATGGTATTGAAGAGGGAATAATGTTGGGTAAGCCTTCAAATTCTCAACCGGAGGTAGTGAAGCAAGTAGTAATTGAATCTAGCTCCTCGATTCCACAGAAGCCTTCCACTGCAGATGTATTACGTAAGAAGATCACATCCGTTGAAAGAGGAAGCAAAGACTTTTTATTTGTCCGGGACCTTTTCCTCTCGGGTATGGGTTCATTTGCAACAGAAAATAGCATACTCCATATCCACCGCTACTCTCCGAAGGATATCAGTGCACTTTGTCGACTTCAAGCTTTTGAAAGGCAAATGAGCTGCACCAAAGAAGATCGTGGTGATTCAAATGTAAGATATGGATGGCTGGGATCTAGGAAGAGTGACATAGTTAGGATTCTTATTAATGGTTTTGGTACAACTGGAAAACCTGCTGAGAAGGCATGCTTGAGCGCTGGTGTTTATCTTTCACCAGAAGATCGAGCCTTTACTAG TGTTGGTCTTTGTGATGTTGACGAAAAAGGGGTGCAATATATGTTGCTGTCCCGAGTGATATTGGGCAACATGGAAGCTATCACGCCTGGATCACAAGATTATTTCCCAAGCAGCGAGATATATGATTCTGGTGTTGATGATTGCTCAAACCCAAAGTGCTATGTTGTGTGGCCATCTCATCTTAGCAGTCACATTCGTTTAGAATATCTTGTTAGTTTCAGACTTACCCCGAAAGTTCAAA ATTATCTACTTGGCTTGAAGGGTTTATGGTTTCACCCATCACTGAAGGAAACTGCGATGGATATTTCTACTCTTCAACCG ATAATGGGCCAAACTGGTGAAGCGCCAACATCCCCATGGATGTCCTTCAGAGTTCTGCTTGCGATGATTCAAGACAATATATCATCTGTAGCAAGAGAATTGCTCTTCCATCATTATGAACAGCTGAAG GAAAATAGAATTACCCGTGAAGAGATGGTGAAGAAGATGATAATAATAGTTGGAGAAAAGTTACTTTTGGAAACATTGAAAAAACTTCATTACTGT CCATCACTATGGAATAAATCTTCTATTGAAGTGATGTCCAGTGATCCTGCAATGCAACCATCAGTAGATCTTAGAAGGAGCATAGAAGAACATATATCCTTGGATAAACCAACCAGGAGTCGTGCATTAACTCTTGGTAACCTTGGCAATTCAAAGGCACCAAATGCAATGGCTGAAAGTTCTGCAGCTCTTAGCAGCAAAGTATGCAATACTCTTGTAGTAGTTACAGTGCCCAAAAGCTCTGATTCTCTGCCACCAAATGGTGTGACTGAAACATCTACTTCTGCTGGTGCGGTATCTTGGGCTTCCCCAAGTGTGGAAACCAGAGGTAGTCATTCTCCTATGCAAATCCTGTCACCTGTAAACTCTGCAAACCATTGTGCCAAGAGACAGGATCCTTTTTCAGCTATAATGGCGCCTATAGTTCGTGATGGCCTTTCGAAGACAGCTTCTGGAAACTCTGCATCACTTGGTGCTGAAGGTTGCAGTTATGTTGCACCAAGCATGAGACCTCGTGGTTATGCTTCGCTAGCACCAACTAATGCCTCAAAAAGCCGTGGTATTGATGCTCCTGGGCTTGGTCTGAAGGGCTCTGAATCTCTTGGACCAATTTTGGCACTGGGAAATCCCATATGTATAGGCAAGAAAGGTACCAGTTCTGTGCCAAGAATGACTCCTGAAGAACCAGAATTCCTTAACTTGCATATCGCACCACAGAGACCAGTGCTGCCGCCAGGCAAGGGCCATAGTGATTTTATTTCTGGTGCCGCACCTCCAGTCCATGTGCCAG GAAATGGAAACTTGCCAGCTTTTAGAACTGAATGCTGTGATTCTCTAGCACTGAGTATTGCACCAATAAGCCATGCTCATCCATCATCAAGTATCAACGAGCCAAAATGCCGTGGAGCCAAAATGCAGGAAAGCCAGCACTCTCAGGCACATAGCTCAGCCACCAAGGGCGAGGGGTCTAGTGCTCCCACACCAA TAACTGTGAATTGGGAACACCAGGCTGCACAACTTGGACCGCACAATAAGCCATCCGGATCAGTCCTTGAGCGTAACAGCAGTGTCGCTGTATGTACTGATATCGTCCTCGCCTTGCCAACTCCGCGAGAGATGGGCGATCAGTAG
- the LOC100833951 gene encoding uncharacterized protein LOC100833951 has protein sequence MAKTEDVVLDIEGLPQQPDKCSTGSPKMTRALSRKGSNRTERRSGEDQEPDDLAKKLIIKVVPSQLEQLKLPLVQNKTLVAPQCAGCTPVVTDSVEIRSKRFNRFTSFHPRKILLFFATLSSVGTMILIYFTLAINNRTEA, from the exons ATGGCTAAGACAGAAGACGTGGTATTGGATATTGAAGGTCTGCCTCAACAACCTGATAAATGCTCCACTGGAAGTCCAAAAATGACA AGAGCCCTATCCCGTAAGGGTTCTAATCGCACCGAGAGGAGGAGCGGTGAAGATCAGGAGCCAGATGACTTGGCAAAAAAACTTATTATTAAAG TTGTGCCGTCTCAATTGGAGCAGCTCAAGTTGCCCCTTGTTCAGAACAAAACTCTGGTTGCTCCACAATGCGCTGGCTGCACACCTGTTGTAACCGACTCCGTTGAAATAAGGAGCAAAAGATTTAATCGATTCACATCGTTCCATCCCCGGAAaatcctcctcttcttcgcaACTTT GTCGAGCGTCGGGACGATGATACTGATATACTTCACGCTCGCCATCAACAACAGAACAGAAGCGTAG